The Paramicrobacterium fandaimingii DNA segment CTGAGCTGTCGATGCGGGCAGAACCGGGATCGAACGGACTCGTCTTGCAGCCGTACTTCGAGGGGGAGCGCACGCCGAACTTGCCCGATGCGACAGCGAGCTTGTTCGGAATGACCATGGCGTCGACGACCAGGCCGGCGCTGGCGCGGGCAGCGGTCGAGGGGATGCTGTGTGCACTCGCCGCGGGCGTCGACGCCGTCGAGCACCACGGCGTCGCTGCCGAGCGGCTTCTTCTCGTGGGCGGCGCCGCCCAGAACCTCGCGGTGCAGACCGTCGCCTCGCAGGTGTTCCGTCGCCCGATCGTTGTGCCGACCCCGGGAGAGTATGTCGCCGACGGTGCCGCACGGCAGGCTGCGTGGGCGCTCGCGGGCGAGCGCCCGACCTGGCCTGTGGAGATCGCGGCGCAGCCTACATCCGATCACCGTCCGATCATCATGCAGCAGTACGACGCGCGCCGCATCGACTAACGCCCCGCGTCGGCTAAGACTCGGTCGATCCAGGTGTGATGGGCAAGCCCCGAAATGCTGTCGATATCGAGCCAAGCGACGTCAATGAGCTCCTGCTGTTCAAGATCAAATGAGTTGCTCACAAGCGAACAGTCGTACGCGATTGTCACGTAGCTGACGTGGTCGCCGTTCGGGTAGGTATTCATGAGCTCCGGCCCACCGTATGCGCCGATGATTCTGCCGACGTTCGGCGCCACTCCGAGCTCCTCCTCGACCTCGCGCGCAATTGCGGCCTCAGGCTGCTCCCCGGGTTCAATCCCGCCGCCAATGAGACTCCACAGCTGCGTATCGCGTTGCTTCGCGAGCAGAAAACGGTCTTCCCGTCGAATAACTGCCGTTACGCCAGGAAGTAACAGCAAGGAATGGCCAACCTGAGAACGAAGACCACGAACGTACGGAGAGATGGGCACGACG contains these protein-coding regions:
- a CDS encoding NUDIX domain-containing protein, with product MPISPYVRGLRSQVGHSLLLLPGVTAVIRREDRFLLAKQRDTQLWSLIGGGIEPGEQPEAAIAREVEEELGVAPNVGRIIGAYGGPELMNTYPNGDHVSYVTIAYDCSLVSNSFDLEQQELIDVAWLDIDSISGLAHHTWIDRVLADAGR